A stretch of the Ictidomys tridecemlineatus isolate mIctTri1 chromosome 5, mIctTri1.hap1, whole genome shotgun sequence genome encodes the following:
- the Tmem179 gene encoding transmembrane protein 179 isoform X1, which produces MALNNFLFAQCVCYFLAFLFSFVVVVPLSENGHDFRGRCLLFTEGMWLSANLTVQERERFTVQEWGPPAACRFSLLASLLSLLLAAAHAWRTLFFLCKGHEGSTSTSRVPAAERSAGVNTGPAPPTHANTGAMMIIGTRPVPPSPPHELPGIDPPLWCRCCTVMAELARPFQAFLCWRSQAPTLQNWGQLPARFCACALLCSLLNGGRAQALVARRVGCPPVLPIILGQKHVWGNPGQAQPWLGAGQ; this is translated from the exons ATGGCGCTCAACAATTTCCTCTTCGCTCAGTGCGTCTGCTACTTCCTGGCCTTCCTGTTCAGCTTCGTGGTGGTGGTGCCGCTGTCCGAGAATGGCCACGACTTCCGCGGCCGCTGCCTGCTCTTCACCGAAGGCATGTGGCTGAGCGCCAACCTGACGGTGCAGGAGCGCGAGCGCTTCACCGTGCAGGAGTGGGGCCCGCCGGCCGCCTGCCGCTTCAGCCTGCTCGCCAGCCTCCTCTCGCTGCTGCTGGCCGCCGCGCACGCCTGGCGCACGCTCTTCTTCCTGTGCAAGGGACACGAGGG GAGCACGAGCACTTCCAGGGTTCCCGCAGCCGAGAGATCTGCAGGTGTCAACACTGGGCCCGCACCACCTACGCACGCAAACACAGGGGCCATGATGATCATCGGTACAAGGCCAgtgcctccttcccctccccacgaGCTTCCGGGCATCGACCCCCCCTTGTGGTGCAGATGTTGCACAGTCATGGCCGAGCTGGCCAGGCCCTTCCAGGCTTTCCTCTGCTGGCGCAGCCAGGCTCCCACTCTCCAGAACTGGGGACAGCTCCCAGCCAGATTCTGTGCCTGTGCTTTGCTCTGCTCTCTCCTGAACGGGGGAAGGGCCCAGGCCTTGGTGGCCAGGAGAGTGGGGTGCCCTCCAGTACTCCCCATCATCCTGGGACAGAAGCATGTCTGGGGGAATCCTGGGCAGGCACAACCTTGGCTGGGGGCAGGGCAATGA
- the Tmem179 gene encoding transmembrane protein 179 isoform X2: protein MALNNFLFAQCVCYFLAFLFSFVVVVPLSENGHDFRGRCLLFTEGMWLSANLTVQERERFTVQEWGPPAACRFSLLASLLSLLLAAAHAWRTLFFLCKGHEGSFFYAFVNLLVSAFVVFLVFIASTIVSVGFTMWCDTVTEKGTVPHSCEELQDIDLELSVDNSAFYDQFAIAQFGLWASWLAWLAITILAFLKVYHNCRQEDLLDSLVHEKELLLARPGPRASFQGEKSAVI from the exons ATGGCGCTCAACAATTTCCTCTTCGCTCAGTGCGTCTGCTACTTCCTGGCCTTCCTGTTCAGCTTCGTGGTGGTGGTGCCGCTGTCCGAGAATGGCCACGACTTCCGCGGCCGCTGCCTGCTCTTCACCGAAGGCATGTGGCTGAGCGCCAACCTGACGGTGCAGGAGCGCGAGCGCTTCACCGTGCAGGAGTGGGGCCCGCCGGCCGCCTGCCGCTTCAGCCTGCTCGCCAGCCTCCTCTCGCTGCTGCTGGCCGCCGCGCACGCCTGGCGCACGCTCTTCTTCCTGTGCAAGGGACACGAGGG CTCCTTCTTCTATGCCTTCGTGAACCTCCTGGTCAGCGCCTTCGTGGTCTTCCTGGTCTTTATCGCCAGCACCATTGTGAGCGTGGGCTTCACCATGTGGTGTGACACTGTCACTGAGAAGGGCACTGTGCCCCACAG CTGTGAGGAGCTCCAGGACATCGACTTGGAGCTGAGTGTGGACAATTCTGCCTTCTATGATCAGTTCGCCATTGCCCAG tttgGCCTCTGGGCGTCCTGGCTGGCCTGGCTGGCCATCACCATCCTGGCCTTCCTGAAGGTCTACCACAACTGCCGCCAGGAGGACCTACTGGACAGCCTGGTCCACGAGAAGGAGCTGCTGCTGGCCAGGCCGGGCCCCCGTGCCTCCTTCCAGGGGGAGAAGAGCGCCGTCATCTAG